The region aggttcggtcgttaggaccgaagggtagtcagcaccccataacggcttgacatgggtagtcagcaccccagaatggcttgacacgggtagacggcaccccagaatggccgcacgggtagtcgacaccccagaatggtcgtaccgggtagtcaggcaccccataatagcttggcagtatgtatgttatgtgtttgtatggtatgtggtacgaagggggaactcactaagctttgtgattacgtctttcagttgttgtttcaggtacctcttcagctaggggaaaggagtcggcacgatagcggcatatcacacacgctcttgttttccgcactatggatttctgggatgtactctgaATTATTACTATGATATTACTGGTTTTCAGACATGGATTATTGTTATAAATGTTTTGTAATGATGTTTCTACGTATTAAtctaaataaaaaatgaaatttttaaccggtatttttgggatgttacacattcaCACATGAAACATGTTACCCTTGACTATCATTTTGTCTGTGAACAAGTTTCAGGTGGTTTTTTTTGAGTGTCCTTCACATTAATTCTCATGATCAACTTGCCGATATGCTCACCAAACCTCTGTCTTGAGCTCCTTTCCTGCGAAATAGATCCAAGATTGGTGTATCTGACGGATCCTCCATCTTGCGGGGGCGTATTAAGGAAAATAGATCATCTAGATCCATTGGGTCAACATAACTGGATTATAGTCGTATTGTAAATACACAGTCAAAGTATTGCTGCATATGTAGAATAGTTTGTTAGAGTTTCAGTTATCTCTCTTGTAAATGTGATATCATCTAATTGTGTAATTAGCCATTTAAAGGCACATATTTTACTGAATACAATTAAGCATTCCAATCATATATTTATAACCCTTATAGGGTGTTGGTCAAGTAAGCTCCAAAATAGTTTGTTAGAGTTTCTGTTATCTCTCTTGTCAATGTAGAATAGCTGGTTAGAGTTTTTATTATCTCTCCAGTAAATGTAATATCATCTAACTGTATAATTAGCCTATTTAAAGGTACGTATTTTACTGAATACAATTAAGCATTCCAATCATATATCTGTAACCGTTATAGGGTGTTGGATCAAGTAGAGCTATTTTATCTCATAACCTTTTCATTTACCTGCCGATTACAAGCTTTGatatagagttttttttttttttttttttcataattttagtTGTATTTTATTCCATTATCtcattaattacaaattaaaaaGTGTTGGAAGAGTAATAAATAAGCTTTATGAAAAAACTTCATTATAATGGAGACATTAAACTTTAAAGTTTTTGGTTTGTTGAGTTGTTATGTGTGTACTAATAAGGAAAAAGGTAGGTCCTACGACCTATCtaaaatttcaatttcatttataatatatataccaCAAAAATTAGGAACTATCTTATAAAAATAGGACATACTTTAAGtgtgttttttaaaaaaaaaagtcttaaaaaatcatttaaaaaaaaagttacaaggcACAATTGCGCTTTTAAATATATAAAGTTAAATATGATATATAgttttttcagttatatttcatttggttttttaaaaattttaatcgGCAGTACTTGATCGGTTTTATCggttatattttattaaatcgtACACAACCTATTTTGGTTAATctcctttgattgttatgtataaTTGATTCAACCATTTTCGAGAAACAAGAGGGATTGAGTTTGTAAGTTTTTTTTGAACCGACAAATTTACTCCCAAATACCACCTATGTCTTTTAATGAGATTTGAACCCACGACCTCTTATTTAAAAGTGTCATTCTTGACAGCTAGGCCAAAGTATTGAGTTTTTAAGTTAGCATTTACTTTTAAAGCGGTGGTTTTTAGTTATTTATAGAAGAAAAGTATGATAAAGGGTACAACAAAAGAAGTAGGATAAAAGCTCAAACCAAAAGACATATGGGCCATATGGTTGTAGGTATGCTCCTTTCTTGGGCTAACGTAAATCCGACCCGTAAAggtgagaaagaaaaaaaaaggtgtCTTAATAGACAAATGCTCATTTCTTAAACGTAACCTATTAAGACATGTTAtatgtattgttttttttttaaaaaaaaaatgctgTTATATGTCTGTATAGAATAAGTCATGCCTCCATTTTATTAAGTAGAAAAGAACTATGATTCTAATTGTTCAATATTTGATAATCACATGAGAAAATCTCAACTATTAAACCAATTCGACACCGACATCACGTATATGTACGCGATCATAATTCATATAGGAATAGGGGTTTACCTTTACCCCCAAAATAAGAAAACAAACAAATTACAGTGAATTGTAACGCGGATTTCCGTATGGAACATAGAATATGAATTGATGGTGTCTAGATCTCAAATATAACCCTCAATATCAAAATTTTAGCATTCATTCAATCCGTAGGTAGCGTAAGAGTAGCAGCAGGAACAATAATTATGGAGCTGTTAAAGAATTTGCCTCAAATGGATATGATGCGGTCGGAGAAGATGACATCGGTTCAGTTGATCATCCCCGTTGAGTCTGCTCACCGCGCCATCTCTTATCTCGGCGAACTCGGCCTTTTACAGTTCCGTGACGTATGTTCCTGAATCCGAATTTCTCTTTACATATGCATATGTATTACTCCTCAATACCACATTTTACTCTACGGACTTGATtttacttattatttttttttttttccaattccaGCAGTGATTGGTTAGGATCTTAGTGTTGTTTAAGAACGACTTGGAATTTTGATATCTATTCACCTTTTAAGTAGGGTGTGTGCCATATGATTTACTTAGAATTTTGTATCCAATATCAAAATGCATGCTATGTTTTAGGTTATGGTGGTTTGGTAACCTAATCTCCTTAGTAATTACTTCAGGCATAGACTAATAAAATGTTTGAGATTATAAATGTGATATAAACTTATAAAGGTGTAGAGTCATTAAGACAAATGATGTTAATTTCACTAATAGCGAATGAAGATGAATGAGGGCACCAGCTGTGTCAAGTGCCAACCTTCTTTTGAAGTTGATCCTCTCTTTTCACAATCAAATGTTAAGAGTTCGGATGTGGAGTCTGCATGTGTTGCTGCTTAAGTTCTTGgcattacaagacaattccaaatAACAAGTTGCTCTTATCTATTGGTTTTCATATTTCAATTTAAATATTGATTTAGGTTATAGATCTTTGTTACATCAGGCAGATTTTACTAATCTCTTGATTCTGATTTTTCTTGGCAGTTGAATGCTGATAAAAGCCCCTTTCAGAGAATATTTGTAAATCAGGTAAAGCTTATATTTATCAGTAGTTGATATCACTTGttgattgttgattgttgaatgcATTGCACAAAGTAACCTTAAATCCTTAATTACCAAATTGTGCTACAATTATCAGGTAAAAAGATGTGCTGAGATGTCAAGAAAGCTTCGTTTCTTCAAAGATCAGATACACAAGGCCGGTTTATCATCTTCATCTCTTCCCATAATACAACCAGATATTGATCTTGAAAGATTAGAGATACAACTAGCTAATTATGAACATGAGCTTCTTGAGATGAATGCCAACAGTGACCAACTACAACAAACATATAATGAGCTTCTAGAGTTCAAGATGGTGCTACAGAAGGTATATATAACCAAAACCTTTAACTTCTTAAAGTAATCAAATTTGTAAATCTTATTAACTTATTATTCTTTCTTCAGGCAGGAGGCTTTCTAGTTTCAAGCAAGAGTCATGAGGTTATTATGGAAGAGAGAGAATTAGATGAGAACGTGTTCTCCCATGACTATCAAGATTCAGTCTCCTTACTTGATCAAGAAATGCAATCAGGATCATCAAATCCATCAGGTCTTAGATTTATCAGTGGCATTATCATAAAATCCAAAATGTTATTATTTGAGAGAACACTGTTTCGTGCCACAAGAGGAAATATGTTTTTCAATCAGGCAGATGCAGATGAACCAATCCTGGATCCTGTATCAACTGAAATGgtttgctctctctctctctctctctctctctctctctctctctcacacacacacacacagtcatTCACTTTTCAATGATTCTTTTGAAGGTGGAGAAGACTATATTTGTAGTGTACTTCTCAGGGGAGCATTCAAGAACAAAAATTCTGAAAATCTGTGAAGCATTTGATGCAAACTGCTATCCTGTTCCAGAAGACCTAACAAAACAGAGACAAATAACTGAAGAGGTGTTCTGTTTATTGTTTATTCTTTAATTCACACTCCATATGTCCCAAAATCATgcaacataaatcatataatattACTTTTTATTTGTTTCTGCAGATTTTGTCACGATTATTGGATTTAGAAACCACTTTAGATGCTGGGATTCGTCATCGTAATGCTGCTTTACATTCTATTGGATTACACTTGTTGACATGGATGACCATGGTAAGGTGTGCATTTTCTTCATTTCCTGTATTGTTAACaataaaacttaaattttttttcatATACAAGACTTGAATTTTCTTTAATATTTTAAGGATTTAATAATCTTGGTAGGTTAAAAGAGAGAAAGCTGTTTTCGACACATTGAATATGTTGGATTTTGATGTAACAAAGAAGTGTCTAGTTGGAGAAGGATGGTGTCCAATATTTGCTAAGTCCCAggtacttttcttttatttttccgGAAaacgttattattattattatagttaTTTTTTTAAAGGTTTTGATggaagttatttatttatttaaagattCAGGAGGCATTGCAACGTGCAACATATGATAGCAACTCACAAGTTGGCATAATATTTCATGTAATGGAAGCTGTGGAATCACCTCCAACATATATCAGAACTAACCGATTTACACACGCATATCAAGAGATTATTGATGCATATGGGTAAAAACCTAAATCTCATTCTCacatcttaaaaatactttttgATTTAACTATATTAGTAACAGATTGTTTTTACTTTTTACAGGGTTGCTAAATATCAGGAAGCAAATCCAACAGTTTTTACTGTAATTACTTTCCCATTTCTTTTTGCTGTCATGTTTGGTGATTGGGGTCATGGAATTTGCTTACTTTTTGGAGCTTTATTTCTCATAACTCATGAAAAAAAACTTACTTCTCAGGTATCTCTTCAATCtgctaagattttttttttttttgtcatttactTGGTATTTTTTATAATCCAGATTTTTATATGTGGCAGAAACTTGGGAGTTTCATGGAGATGTTATTTGGTGGGCGTTATGTGCTCCTTTTAATGTCCATATTTTCAATTTACTGTGGTTTAATATACAATGAATTCTTCTCTGTTCCTTTTCACATATTTGGGGCATCTGCATATAAATGTCGTGACACCTCATGCAggtatttaatttaaaatttaaattcatctTTTCTCTTTCTTTTTCCTTTCAACGTGTTCATAATATAAGCTCAATATCTTATTTATGATATCCGTATGTTAAACAACAGTGATGCATATAcaactggtttaataaaatatgGTGACACATATCCATTTGGTGTGGATCCTAGCTGGCGTGGAAGTCGATCAGAGTTACCTTTTTTAAACTCTCTGAAAATGAAAATGTCTATTTTATTCGGTGTTACACAAATGAATCTTGGAATCTTATTAAGCTATTTCAATTCAGTTTTCTTCAACAATTCATTAGACATCAGGTATCAGTTTATACCACAGATGATCTTCTTAAACAGCCTCTTTGGGTACCTTTCTCTTCTCATTATCATAAAGTGGTGCACTGGATCAAAAGCAGACCTTTATCATGTCATGATTTACATGTTTTTAAGTCCCTTTGATGATCTTGGTGAGAATGAGttgttttggggacaaaagcTCCTTCAGATCATGTTATTGGTGTCTGCCATTGTTGCAGTTCCATGGATGCTCTTCCCCAAACCTTTCATCTTACAAAAACTTCATTTTAAGGTACTCGATTTCTActatatgtttatttttttttctctttgtttttacatttttaaattTTGT is a window of Lactuca sativa cultivar Salinas chromosome 1, Lsat_Salinas_v11, whole genome shotgun sequence DNA encoding:
- the LOC111905038 gene encoding V-type proton ATPase subunit a1, yielding MELLKNLPQMDMMRSEKMTSVQLIIPVESAHRAISYLGELGLLQFRDLNADKSPFQRIFVNQVKRCAEMSRKLRFFKDQIHKAGLSSSSLPIIQPDIDLERLEIQLANYEHELLEMNANSDQLQQTYNELLEFKMVLQKAGGFLVSSKSHEVIMEERELDENVFSHDYQDSVSLLDQEMQSGSSNPSGLRFISGIIIKSKMLLFERTLFRATRGNMFFNQADADEPILDPVSTEMVEKTIFVVYFSGEHSRTKILKICEAFDANCYPVPEDLTKQRQITEEILSRLLDLETTLDAGIRHRNAALHSIGLHLLTWMTMVKREKAVFDTLNMLDFDVTKKCLVGEGWCPIFAKSQIQEALQRATYDSNSQVGIIFHVMEAVESPPTYIRTNRFTHAYQEIIDAYGVAKYQEANPTVFTVITFPFLFAVMFGDWGHGICLLFGALFLITHEKKLTSQKLGSFMEMLFGGRYVLLLMSIFSIYCGLIYNEFFSVPFHIFGASAYKCRDTSCSDAYTTGLIKYGDTYPFGVDPSWRGSRSELPFLNSLKMKMSILFGVTQMNLGILLSYFNSVFFNNSLDIRYQFIPQMIFLNSLFGYLSLLIIIKWCTGSKADLYHVMIYMFLSPFDDLGENELFWGQKLLQIMLLVSAIVAVPWMLFPKPFILQKLHFKRFHGRSYNILEASETDMEDHEPDSARRHHVEEFNFSEVFVYQMIHSIEFVLGSVSNTASYLRLWALSLAHSELSTVFYEKILLLAWGYDNVIIRMVGIVVFAFATGFILLMMETLSAFLHALRLHWVEFQNKFYSGDGFKFKPFSFAGIADADDR